The DNA window CAATAGGATCTACTGAGATCATCCACAATTGGACTGAGATTGTTTTGCAGAGTCTAAAGGGATAGTAAGATAAGCATATCATAATTCTCAGCTCCCCAGATACTGACCATACAATGGACAATGCTGCAACCCCCTCCACAATCATCAATGGGTACTCCAATGACTTAAGGCTCATGATGATGGCTTTGAACTCCTCCACTATGGTTCAGGGCATATTCCAACCCAAACAGGCCAAAATTGATCTTTAATGAAGAGCTGCAACCCAATCAATCAAATGACAATTTGAACCTGCACCAACCCAGCAAAATACCATCTCTGAAGTTATCTGGCAATGGCATATCACAATCTGAGAGACCTAGGTACGAATGGCAAAGAAACAACAAAGACATAAGCATGACTTCGTGAATTCTATCCGGAGCTCTTAAGGCATATGGATCACCAAACACAAAAGCTCACCTGAAGCTTAAACAAATTTTGGGAGTTCCAACCACAGAATGTAGGGCACTTAGCCTAGTCTGGTCCTAGCACAGCACTTCTGGAAACCAGAAAGTTCCAACAGTTATGAATTATATCCCTCCTACAACACTTGAAAAACTATAATTCACATGCAATGTCTGGTAGGAGATGGAAAGCAAGTTCTACTGCATAACCCAGCTTCCATACAAGTCATTCATAAGCAGCTCATAGGGACTCACTCCTAGAGGTTAAGTTGAATTCCTGGGTGAGTGAACGCAACTACTAGTGCGTGCATCTTCTCAACAGCATCCCAATGGACCAACTTGAATTCACATTTCTCAGTTGCTGGCCAGAATTAATAACCAAATCAAACAATCTCATAACTAATCATTCTAATTTTCCCATCAATATCTTTGGCAGTAAAGTGTTATTCCTGATGATTCCTTCTCCACATCCCCAAGAGAACTTCTATAACATGTTTAAGACACCTAAAGGTGTAAATAGTTCTGCAAATTCCAGACCTAGCTTCTACAAAATCCCTAAATTTGCATCCCCTAAAACTCATCAATCACTCTATCACAAGTGCTAACAGATTTCTTCCTGTTTATGAACTGACCGGCTTAGCTAGGGCTCCAAGTCATCTAGATTCACTTGACTTTCTAATCATCAGTAAGAAATTGAGAAAAGACAATTCCCACAATTCTTTGGGTGCGGTAAGAAGTAAGTGATCTACTTTTGTCATTTATAGTGAATAACCAAAATAACAACAGCTGTTCGCAATTGAAATGCAGATTGCAGAAAGAAAATCAatgcaacaacagcaacaacaacaactagtTCACATGATTGATAATTGATGCAGATCCGGGTTCCCAAAATCagggattggatcacttagggcccacCAGAATGACTAAGAAGCTCAATGTAATGGttgaggggtattcttgtaatttcagaaacaattttaagagcttaaaagagaggaaaataaataatagggtCAAACTGAAATATAAAAGTAGAAGAGGAGGGATAATGTGTAATTGCTAAAGTAAGGGGGGGAATAATAGAACACAATTTCAAGCCAGGGGCTTTCATGTAATAACAGGGAATAAACccttttaaaacaaaagaaaaaaaaaaaaacctgtttcttcttcttcttatcgtgagaaccagaaaccagcgaacagaaaaaaaaaactccgaTCGATCGGACTCCTTCGATAGAGCTTGGTTTGGCCTGAACTTCGAAACGAAGGCTGCCAGCCTTAAGGTCTCTTGAATCCGACAAATAAACACTTCAAACAAAAAGTAAGAGGAGTTCTATTGtccctgcaactcagatctggCGGTAATCgggaaccagatctgaacttgGTCTCAAACCTCTTGATAGAACGACCCTCTGGAGACGAGATTCTAGGGCTAGGGTCGCCTCGGGAAGGAGAACCCTCCACCAAAATCTCAGTCCAAGCAGATCAAGAATGAGGGAGATCGATCCCTTTGTTTGGGACTGCAACTACcgcccagaaacagagaaaagaatacaaaccagaaaaggaagagaaaagtagaagaagaaagagaagaaaggagaaaaggagatcgcagggaagaggagaagaagaagaaaaaaaataagaaaagagagagtcACAACAGCCAAAGCTTCAGCTAAGTaaacatccaatttcaaatcaaaattgcaAATctaactgagttcttctctattacatgactaatataaaagaaaaatcaaacaattaatggaaactaattgaaaatagaaaatattctaaaattagaaactagctaatttaaaaagaaattatttctaaaacaatagaaaatcaaatcaaaagctatttctttcctaagtccatcgtgcaactgcatcaataaTCCTTGGCAGCTTGAAATGCGTATCAACTCAGACCATCTGGGAACCATTAATTAGAATTTGTTAACTGCGCACATAGCCTAAAATTGTAGCAGAAGTTTTATATTGCATTAGTTTACAAGTCAGCTATGACAAATTCAGTaggttaattttatttttaaggaaCTATAGATCCTTCAATCAAATAATTGCATCCCTTCTCTTGGAGTTTATAATCGGTAGAAGGAAGCCCCTCATTCTAATTtgcaagaacaaaaaaataaatggacAAAAATAAAGGAGAGTTTTAGATCAGATATAAATTAAGGAGTTGCAGGAAGCAGACATGAACTATTTCCTCAACATGATATGTCGATACCTTTAGATCTCAGACATACAATACAGAACGAAAATATCCCATGAAACTCGATACCCACATAGAACTCTTCAATTCTAGCAATCCAACCACACAGGAAAAGAACACAAATCCGATCTAAGTACCTAAAATCCCCATGAGCACAACCTGCGTATTGTTATTTCTTGCTATTACTGCTACCTCCCGCATCACCTGCACCTTGTGCGGCTTTCTTCGCTGCTTTCTCTTGAAGCGCTTTTGCGTCCCTGCACATCAATCAAGTTCAAAATCAAGCCCAGAAAGAAAATTTGAGAACTAAAAGATAGGAGAGCAAAGAGAAAGATAATGACCTCTCTCTACGTTGCTCAGGAGTCAATCCATCGTCTTTGCCCTTCGACTTAGCACCGCTCCTGGCAGAAGCTCTCTCCCGGTCACGCTCTCTCTGGTTTCCTCGTAAATTCGAATTAaggccaataaaatccaataaaaaGAGAGACTCAAAGCTCAATTTTTTATCTgctttttcagaaaaataatatatgtaaCTAAAACCCAGAAATCTTTAATATGAACTACAAGATTTAACAGTGAAGATTGATCCCAAAATCGAGCCAACccagaaggggaaagaaaaaaaaaaaaaaaaagaacgaaaaGCCAAACAAAATCCAACAAGGGAGACCCAATTACGTTTTTTTCTTGGGGGTTAATAAAAGAACAATTA is part of the Macadamia integrifolia cultivar HAES 741 chromosome 9, SCU_Mint_v3, whole genome shotgun sequence genome and encodes:
- the LOC122087992 gene encoding small EDRK-rich factor 2-like isoform X1: MTRGNQRERDRERASARSGAKSKGKDDGLTPEQRRERDAKALQEKAAKKAAQGAGDAGGSSNSKK